One Clostridium novyi NT genomic window carries:
- a CDS encoding DUF1858 domain-containing protein, whose product MQITKDMTIGEIVRNFPSSIEILMSFGMGCVGCPSAQGESLEQAAMVHGMDIEKLLEALNKAI is encoded by the coding sequence ATGCAAATAACTAAGGATATGACTATAGGAGAAATCGTAAGAAATTTCCCAAGTTCAATTGAAATATTAATGAGCTTCGGAATGGGTTGCGTTGGATGTCCATCAGCTCAAGGAGAAAGCTTAGAACAAGCAGCAATGGTTCATGGTATGGATATTGAAAAACTTTTAGAAGCTTTAAATAAGGCTATATAA
- a CDS encoding adenylosuccinate synthase, with the protein MSAFVVLGAQWGDEGKGKMTDYLAETADVVVRFQGGNNAGHTVVVGDKEYKLHLVPSGILYEDKINVLGNGVVIDPKALFEEINYLEDLGVKVTKEKLKVSDRAQLIMPYHRILDGLKEKARGKNDIGTTGKGIGPAYTDKAERSGIRVCDLMHKDVFEEKLRQNINDKNELIRLYGGEELDFDKIFEEYNAYADRMRPYVTDISVIIYDEMKKNKNVLFEGAQGSLLDIDYGTYPYVTSSSTVAGGVCTGAGVGPTAITGAVGIAKAYTTRVGKGPFPTELLDEMGEKLREKGHEYGVTTGRARRCGWLDLVILKSTARISGLTSFVVTKIDTLAGFDKIKVCTGYEFDGKVIDYFPASLEDLAKCKPVYEEFDGWDDSIADARSYEELPENAKIYLKKIEEFTDTKISIVSVGPKRDQTIVVGEI; encoded by the coding sequence ATGTCAGCTTTTGTAGTATTAGGTGCTCAATGGGGCGATGAAGGAAAAGGAAAAATGACAGATTATCTTGCTGAAACAGCAGACGTTGTTGTTAGATTCCAAGGAGGAAATAACGCTGGTCATACAGTTGTAGTAGGAGATAAAGAATATAAACTTCACTTAGTTCCATCAGGAATATTATATGAAGATAAAATAAATGTATTAGGAAATGGTGTTGTAATAGATCCAAAAGCTCTATTTGAAGAAATAAACTACCTAGAAGATTTAGGAGTTAAAGTTACTAAAGAAAAATTAAAAGTAAGTGATAGAGCTCAACTTATAATGCCTTACCACAGAATCCTTGATGGCTTAAAAGAAAAAGCTAGAGGAAAAAATGATATAGGAACTACAGGAAAAGGAATAGGACCTGCATACACTGATAAAGCTGAAAGAAGTGGAATTAGAGTTTGCGATTTAATGCATAAAGATGTCTTTGAAGAAAAGTTAAGACAAAACATAAATGATAAAAATGAATTAATAAGACTTTATGGCGGAGAAGAATTAGACTTCGATAAGATATTTGAAGAATATAATGCTTATGCAGACAGAATGAGACCATATGTTACAGATATATCTGTAATAATATATGATGAAATGAAGAAAAATAAGAATGTACTATTTGAAGGAGCTCAAGGTTCATTACTTGATATAGACTATGGTACTTATCCATATGTTACATCTTCAAGCACTGTAGCTGGTGGAGTTTGCACAGGAGCAGGTGTTGGACCTACAGCTATAACAGGAGCAGTAGGTATTGCAAAAGCTTACACTACAAGAGTAGGAAAAGGACCTTTCCCAACAGAACTTCTTGATGAAATGGGAGAAAAGTTAAGAGAAAAGGGACACGAATACGGAGTAACTACAGGAAGAGCAAGAAGATGTGGATGGCTTGACCTTGTAATCTTAAAAAGTACAGCTAGAATATCTGGACTTACAAGCTTTGTTGTAACTAAAATAGATACACTTGCAGGATTCGACAAGATTAAAGTTTGTACTGGATATGAATTTGACGGAAAGGTAATAGATTACTTCCCAGCATCTTTAGAAGATTTAGCTAAATGCAAACCAGTATACGAAGAATTTGACGGATGGGACGACAGCATAGCTGATGCTAGAAGTTATGAAGAATTACCTGAAAATGCTAAGATTTACTTAAAGAAAATAGAAGAATTTACAGATACAAAAATTTCTATAGTATCAGTAGGTCCAAAGAGAGATCAAACTATAGTAGTTGGCGAAATTTAA
- the proB gene encoding glutamate 5-kinase, with translation MNNLRETYIKDVKRIVVKVGTSTLTYPTGLLNLNKIENLVRQLSDAQNRGIEVILVSSGAIGAGIGKLGLKERPKTIPEKQAAAAVGQGILLHMYEKIFSEYGKPVGQILLTREDLSHRTRFLNASNTFYSLLEQGVIPIVNENDAIVVDEIKFGDNDTLSAMVASLVDADLLILVTDIDGLYDSNPKTNPDAKFIPVVDEITEDIVAAAGGAGSSLGTGGMATKINAGKIATSSGSSMVIVNGDNRNFLTDILDGKEIGTLFLGQEDHVKAKKHWMAFATKPTGSIIVDDGAEKALVNHNKSLLPKGIISIDGTFQEGEVVSILNSKKEEIAHGITNYNSMEIDLIKGLDSNIIEDKLGYKNYDEVIHKNNLVILENL, from the coding sequence ATGAACAATTTAAGAGAAACCTACATAAAAGACGTAAAAAGAATCGTAGTAAAGGTCGGTACATCAACATTAACTTATCCCACAGGACTACTTAACTTAAATAAAATAGAAAACCTAGTTAGACAGCTTTCCGATGCCCAAAATCGTGGAATTGAAGTTATTCTTGTATCATCTGGTGCAATAGGAGCAGGTATTGGAAAACTTGGACTTAAAGAGAGACCTAAAACTATTCCTGAAAAACAAGCAGCTGCTGCTGTAGGTCAAGGTATACTTTTACATATGTATGAAAAGATTTTTTCAGAATACGGAAAACCAGTAGGACAAATACTTTTAACTCGCGAGGACTTATCTCATAGAACTAGATTTTTAAATGCTAGTAACACTTTCTACTCACTACTTGAACAAGGCGTAATTCCTATTGTAAATGAAAATGACGCTATAGTAGTAGATGAAATTAAATTTGGTGATAACGACACTCTATCAGCTATGGTAGCAAGTCTTGTTGACGCTGATTTATTGATTTTAGTTACAGATATAGATGGACTATATGATTCAAATCCAAAAACAAATCCTGATGCTAAATTTATTCCTGTAGTTGATGAGATTACAGAGGATATTGTAGCTGCTGCAGGTGGTGCTGGAAGTTCACTTGGTACTGGTGGAATGGCAACTAAAATAAATGCAGGTAAAATCGCAACATCATCAGGTTCATCAATGGTTATCGTAAATGGAGACAATCGTAATTTCCTAACAGACATCCTTGATGGAAAAGAAATAGGTACATTATTCCTAGGACAAGAGGATCATGTTAAAGCAAAAAAACATTGGATGGCTTTTGCAACTAAGCCAACGGGTTCTATAATAGTAGATGATGGTGCAGAAAAAGCACTAGTAAACCATAATAAAAGCTTACTTCCAAAGGGTATAATATCTATTGATGGTACTTTTCAAGAAGGAGAAGTTGTGTCAATTTTAAATTCTAAAAAAGAAGAAATAGCACATGGAATTACAAATTATAACTCTATGGAAATTGATTTAATAAAGGGATTAGATTCTAATATAATAGAAGATAAACTAGGTTATAAAAACTATGATGAAGTAATTCACAAAAACAACTTAGTAATATTAGAAAACCTATAA
- a CDS encoding acyl-[acyl-carrier-protein] thioesterase: MSGIITEKQYEIHYYEAHLKQQATITNIIDFFTDVSTFQSEELGVGINYMMENNMAWILYKWDINVERYPRYREKILAVTEPYSIKKFYAYRKFYILDENRNIIASAKSTWLLIDTKKRRPLRISKEMVKAFGLENKEETLEIENVHKLPEENTEINFKVRYSDIDTNGHVNNEKYVAWMIESIPRDIILNYTLKNTKITYKKETMYGESIKVITGKIKEDEDKVKFVHNILRENGELLTEGETLWEKNK; this comes from the coding sequence ATGAGCGGAATTATAACAGAAAAACAGTATGAAATTCATTATTATGAAGCACACTTAAAACAACAAGCCACAATTACTAACATAATAGACTTTTTTACAGATGTTTCAACTTTTCAATCGGAAGAATTAGGTGTTGGAATTAATTACATGATGGAAAATAATATGGCTTGGATATTATACAAATGGGACATAAATGTAGAGAGATATCCAAGGTATAGAGAGAAGATATTAGCAGTTACAGAGCCATATTCCATAAAAAAATTCTATGCTTATAGAAAGTTTTATATATTAGATGAAAATAGAAATATTATAGCATCGGCAAAATCTACATGGCTACTAATAGATACAAAAAAGAGAAGACCACTTAGAATTTCTAAAGAGATGGTTAAAGCTTTTGGACTTGAAAATAAAGAAGAAACATTAGAAATTGAAAATGTACATAAACTACCTGAAGAAAATACAGAAATAAACTTTAAGGTAAGGTATAGTGACATTGATACTAATGGTCATGTTAATAATGAAAAATACGTTGCATGGATGATAGAAAGTATTCCTCGAGATATAATATTAAATTACACTCTTAAAAATACAAAAATAACATATAAAAAAGAAACTATGTACGGAGAAAGTATAAAAGTTATAACAGGAAAAATTAAAGAAGATGAAGATAAAGTGAAATTTGTACATAATATATTAAGAGAAAATGGAGAACTTTTAACTGAGGGAGAAACTCTTTGGGAAAAAAATAAATAA
- a CDS encoding ATP-binding protein, with product MIKGYQHKILKMYEKIREDETHNLKNRKEEVYSKFPEIEELEKEINKLCVKLSISAFKPIKNREEFLHDLREKITDLRMKKTELLVSNGYDMDYLKTRYQCPKCKDTGFIGPTKCECYKPKLIKLYYENSELSQLLRTNNFRNFKYDYYPSTRDSENPKSSRKNMEEIIKTIMYFIETFDSGKDNLLFYGNSGTGKTFLTHCIAKELLDRGNLVIYRTAEDLIKNLREIRLENNYELEDILINCDLLIIDDLGTEQISNFTKTELFNLLNKRILKNKKMVISTNYTLESLLKTYSERITSRLFGNFTLCKFYGEDIRVKINLSKMRSQNL from the coding sequence ATGATTAAGGGTTACCAACATAAGATTTTAAAAATGTACGAAAAAATAAGAGAAGATGAAACACATAATCTTAAAAATAGAAAAGAAGAAGTTTACTCTAAGTTTCCTGAGATTGAGGAACTGGAAAAAGAGATAAATAAACTATGTGTAAAACTTTCTATAAGTGCATTTAAACCAATAAAAAATAGAGAAGAATTCTTACATGACCTACGTGAAAAAATAACTGACCTTAGAATGAAGAAAACAGAACTTTTAGTGTCTAATGGTTATGATATGGATTATCTAAAAACTAGATACCAATGTCCTAAATGCAAAGATACAGGTTTTATTGGACCAACTAAATGTGAATGTTATAAACCAAAATTAATTAAGCTTTACTATGAAAACTCTGAACTTAGTCAGCTACTTAGGACTAATAATTTTAGAAACTTTAAATATGACTATTATCCATCAACTAGAGATAGTGAAAATCCCAAAAGTTCTAGAAAGAACATGGAAGAGATAATAAAAACTATTATGTACTTTATAGAAACTTTTGATAGTGGAAAAGATAATCTCTTGTTTTATGGAAATTCAGGCACAGGAAAGACTTTTTTAACTCACTGTATTGCAAAGGAACTTCTAGACAGAGGAAATTTAGTAATTTATAGAACCGCTGAAGATCTTATTAAAAACCTTAGAGAAATAAGACTTGAAAATAATTACGAACTTGAAGATATACTTATCAATTGTGACTTACTTATAATTGACGATTTAGGTACTGAACAAATAAGTAATTTCACTAAAACAGAACTTTTTAATCTTTTAAATAAGAGAATACTTAAAAATAAAAAAATGGTTATTTCAACAAACTATACTTTAGAATCATTACTTAAAACATATTCTGAAAGAATAACTTCAAGATTATTTGGTAACTTCACTTTATGTAAATTTTATGGTGAAGATATACGTGTTAAAATAAATTTATCAAAAATGAGGTCTCAAAATTTATAG
- a CDS encoding NAD(P)/FAD-dependent oxidoreductase: MKKSYDVIIIGAGPAGIFTALEVTRLNSELSVLIIDKGRNIEKRTCPVRKTGKCVNCNPCAITFGWSGAGAFSDGKLSLSPEVGGRILEYYSEEECKDLINYCDNIYLKFGANKVVHGLNNERVEEIKYEASKHNIRLVECPVRHLGTELAYNVLRDMYHHLIDNTNTDFSELTEAEELIVEDNKVTGIIVNSKYGRCEIKGRYVVVAPGRGGAEWLSKEAERLNIKTKNNAVDIGVRVEVPNSIMDHLTKDLYEAKLVYYSDTFDNKVRTFCMNPGGVVSEEHYDNNIAVVNGHSYSEEKLRTNNTNFAMLVSTSFTEPFNQPIDYGKYIAQLGNMLTGGPIMVQRLGDLLKGRRTDESRLKKSTTIPTLKSAVPGDLSFVLPQRHLTSIIEALKAFDKVAPGLYSKNTLLYGVEVKFYSSKFETNNKFETDINNLYTIGDGAGITRGLMQASSTGVIVARDIVKKIKK, translated from the coding sequence ATGAAAAAAAGTTATGATGTTATAATAATTGGAGCAGGTCCAGCAGGTATATTTACGGCTTTAGAAGTAACAAGATTAAACTCTGAATTAAGTGTTTTGATAATTGACAAAGGAAGAAATATAGAAAAAAGAACTTGTCCTGTAAGAAAGACAGGTAAGTGTGTTAATTGCAATCCGTGTGCAATAACATTCGGATGGTCAGGTGCAGGTGCTTTTTCAGATGGAAAACTTTCATTAAGTCCAGAAGTTGGTGGAAGAATACTTGAATATTATTCAGAAGAAGAATGTAAAGATCTTATAAATTATTGTGATAATATATATTTGAAGTTTGGTGCAAATAAGGTAGTTCATGGTTTAAATAATGAAAGAGTTGAAGAAATTAAATACGAAGCAAGTAAACATAATATTCGTTTAGTGGAGTGTCCTGTAAGACATCTTGGAACGGAACTTGCTTATAACGTGTTAAGGGATATGTATCATCATCTTATAGACAATACCAATACAGACTTTAGCGAACTTACAGAAGCTGAAGAACTTATTGTTGAGGATAATAAAGTTACAGGAATTATAGTTAATTCAAAATATGGAAGATGTGAAATTAAGGGTAGATATGTTGTAGTTGCACCAGGTCGTGGTGGAGCTGAATGGCTTTCAAAAGAAGCCGAAAGATTAAATATAAAAACTAAAAATAATGCGGTTGATATAGGAGTTAGAGTTGAAGTTCCAAATTCTATAATGGATCACCTAACTAAGGACTTATATGAGGCAAAACTTGTTTATTATTCAGATACCTTTGATAATAAAGTTAGAACGTTTTGCATGAATCCAGGTGGTGTGGTATCTGAAGAACATTATGACAATAATATAGCAGTAGTAAATGGTCATAGTTATTCAGAAGAAAAGTTAAGAACTAACAATACTAACTTTGCAATGCTTGTATCAACATCATTTACAGAACCGTTTAATCAACCAATTGACTATGGAAAATATATAGCTCAGCTTGGAAATATGTTAACTGGTGGACCAATAATGGTTCAAAGATTAGGGGATTTGTTAAAGGGTAGAAGAACAGACGAATCAAGATTAAAGAAATCTACTACAATACCTACATTAAAATCAGCAGTACCAGGAGATTTAAGTTTTGTACTTCCTCAAAGGCATTTAACATCTATAATAGAAGCACTTAAAGCTTTTGATAAGGTGGCTCCAGGACTTTATAGTAAAAATACATTACTTTATGGAGTTGAAGTTAAATTCTATTCAAGTAAATTTGAAACAAATAATAAATTTGAAACTGATATAAATAATTTATATACAATAGGAGATGGAGCAGGAATTACAAGAGGACTTATGCAGGCTTCTTCAACTGGGGTAATTGTAGCAAGAGATATAGTGAAAAAAATTAAAAAATAG
- a CDS encoding DnaD domain protein translates to MNTFMFNHKNVKYTLVSNIFIDKFMTSARGQYVKVYLLGLRYCMSGELGVNSASIADTLHILEDDVMNAWNYWSDEGVIKMNSLDDSGTYSIEFLDLDNAPKQDPTDTAILSKLKDNSIKGMMKEIEQLLARPLSNKEMTMYLSWQKDFDFSPELILLLMQYSVSKGKRDYRYIEKIAIAWHDAKIKTVDDAQAFIKAHEDKWLNIKKILNYLGIKNSEVMKPQEQMLDKWISVYKFPLDIIYKACDICFERLNKAEFKYIDGILNNWFKNDLRTIEDIEKKDKLKGNFKKKNYYGNNTNTSTDSFNNYEQRSYDFSELEKKLLGWDNDD, encoded by the coding sequence ATGAACACATTCATGTTTAACCACAAGAATGTCAAGTACACTCTTGTAAGTAACATATTTATAGATAAATTTATGACATCAGCTAGAGGGCAATACGTAAAGGTCTATTTACTTGGTCTTAGATATTGTATGTCTGGTGAACTTGGGGTAAACTCTGCTAGTATTGCAGATACTCTTCACATATTAGAAGATGATGTTATGAATGCATGGAATTACTGGAGTGATGAAGGGGTAATTAAGATGAATTCCCTTGACGATTCAGGTACTTATTCTATAGAATTTTTAGATTTAGACAATGCACCAAAACAAGACCCTACAGATACTGCTATACTATCAAAATTAAAGGATAATTCTATTAAGGGTATGATGAAAGAAATAGAACAACTCCTAGCACGTCCTCTTTCAAATAAAGAAATGACAATGTATTTAAGCTGGCAAAAAGACTTTGATTTTTCTCCAGAACTTATACTTCTTTTAATGCAGTATAGCGTTTCAAAAGGAAAACGTGATTACAGATATATTGAAAAAATAGCAATAGCATGGCATGATGCTAAAATTAAAACAGTTGATGATGCCCAAGCTTTTATTAAAGCTCATGAAGACAAATGGCTTAACATTAAAAAGATATTAAATTACCTAGGAATTAAAAATTCAGAAGTTATGAAGCCACAGGAGCAAATGCTTGATAAATGGATTAGTGTTTACAAATTTCCTTTAGATATAATATATAAAGCTTGCGATATTTGTTTTGAAAGATTAAATAAAGCTGAATTTAAATATATAGATGGAATTCTAAATAATTGGTTTAAAAATGATTTAAGAACTATTGAAGATATAGAAAAGAAAGATAAATTAAAAGGTAACTTTAAGAAAAAGAACTATTATGGCAATAATACTAATACTAGCACAGATTCATTTAATAACTATGAGCAACGCTCTTATGACTTTAGTGAACTAGAAAAAAAATTACTAGGATGGGATAATGATGATTAA
- the proC gene encoding pyrroline-5-carboxylate reductase: MNKKIGFIGCGNMGSAMIKGIVKSNLVDSKNIMASDYFLEKLEAMKDEIGILTTNNNNEVAEFADVLFLSVKPNMYKAVIDEIKDKVKKETIIVTIAAGVDIKTTETNFGREIKVVRVMPNTPALVGEGMSALCPNANINDAELEEIVNLFKCFSKVEVVEEKYINVVTALTGSSPAYVYMFIEALADGAVLEGLPRDKAYKMAAQAVLGSAKMVLETGKHPGALKDDVCSPGGTTIEAVYSLEKSGFRAAVIESIEKCVRKAENMSK; the protein is encoded by the coding sequence ATGAACAAGAAAATAGGATTTATCGGATGTGGCAACATGGGAAGTGCCATGATTAAGGGAATTGTTAAATCTAACTTAGTTGATTCTAAAAATATAATGGCAAGTGATTATTTTTTAGAAAAATTAGAGGCTATGAAAGATGAAATAGGAATTTTAACAACAAATAATAATAATGAAGTTGCAGAGTTTGCAGATGTTTTATTTTTATCAGTTAAACCTAACATGTACAAAGCTGTAATTGATGAAATAAAGGATAAAGTTAAAAAAGAAACTATTATAGTTACAATAGCAGCTGGAGTTGATATTAAAACAACTGAAACTAATTTTGGTAGAGAAATAAAGGTTGTTAGAGTAATGCCAAATACACCAGCTTTAGTTGGAGAAGGTATGAGTGCATTATGTCCTAATGCGAATATAAATGATGCAGAGCTTGAAGAAATAGTTAATTTATTTAAATGTTTTAGTAAAGTAGAAGTAGTTGAAGAAAAGTACATTAACGTAGTTACAGCATTAACGGGTTCATCACCAGCTTACGTTTATATGTTTATAGAAGCTTTAGCAGATGGAGCTGTTCTTGAAGGACTTCCAAGAGATAAGGCATACAAAATGGCTGCACAAGCAGTTTTAGGTTCTGCAAAAATGGTTTTAGAAACAGGAAAACATCCAGGAGCTTTAAAGGATGATGTTTGTTCACCAGGAGGCACAACAATAGAAGCTGTTTACTCATTAGAAAAGAGCGGATTTAGAGCAGCTGTAATTGAATCTATTGAAAAGTGTGTAAGAAAAGCTGAAAATATGAGTAAATAA
- a CDS encoding NAD(P)/FAD-dependent oxidoreductase → MKHDVIIVGGGASGIIAAINAKNLGLDVAIIESNNRIAKKLLTTGNGRCNITNENITLDRYHSENKSFFKTILSKFTVDKIEEFFKTIGIYLTTLENGKMYPMSLQASSVIDVLKSTLEEREIPIYLETKVKDIIHSKKGFKIFTSSNDDLTKEFNCNKLILCCGGKSAPKTGSDGSGFTLAKKLGHSIIEPIPALVQLKLDYKKLKSISGVKFDGSAKIFIDNEFVQEELGEILFTDYGISGPPILQLSRNASYSTSKGKNVTMSVDMMNNFSKEELIHFLENHWGVFGYKSVYDSLIGIINKKIIPILLKEANIESIHKPCWELTWKEKNNIFDLLKDWRFNVTGTNGFNNAQVTAGGVNTKEVDESTLESKIVPNLYFCGEILDVDGDCGGFNLQWAWASALAVSNVLYEF, encoded by the coding sequence TTGAAACATGATGTTATTATAGTTGGCGGAGGTGCCTCCGGAATCATAGCAGCTATTAATGCTAAAAATTTAGGATTAGACGTTGCCATAATAGAATCTAATAATAGAATTGCAAAAAAACTTTTAACAACAGGAAACGGTCGTTGTAATATTACAAATGAAAATATAACACTTGATAGATACCATAGCGAAAATAAAAGCTTTTTTAAAACTATTTTATCAAAATTTACTGTAGATAAAATCGAGGAATTTTTTAAAACTATAGGTATTTACCTTACAACTTTAGAGAACGGTAAAATGTATCCTATGTCCCTTCAAGCTTCATCTGTAATAGACGTATTAAAATCTACCTTAGAAGAGAGAGAAATACCTATTTACTTAGAAACTAAAGTAAAGGATATTATCCACTCTAAAAAAGGTTTTAAAATCTTTACTTCTTCAAATGATGATTTAACTAAAGAATTTAACTGCAATAAGTTAATTCTGTGTTGTGGAGGAAAATCAGCTCCTAAAACCGGCTCAGATGGCTCAGGATTTACTTTAGCTAAGAAATTAGGTCATAGCATTATAGAACCTATTCCAGCCCTTGTACAGCTTAAATTAGATTATAAAAAGCTAAAATCAATATCTGGGGTTAAGTTTGATGGAAGCGCTAAAATATTTATAGATAATGAATTTGTTCAAGAAGAACTTGGAGAGATTTTGTTTACTGATTATGGTATTTCAGGCCCACCAATACTTCAGCTTAGCAGAAATGCATCTTATTCAACTTCAAAGGGTAAAAATGTTACAATGTCAGTTGATATGATGAACAATTTTTCTAAAGAAGAATTAATTCATTTTTTAGAAAATCACTGGGGTGTTTTTGGATACAAAAGTGTTTATGATTCTCTTATAGGCATAATAAATAAAAAAATTATACCTATTCTTTTAAAAGAAGCTAACATTGAAAGTATACATAAACCTTGTTGGGAACTTACTTGGAAAGAAAAGAACAATATTTTTGATCTTCTTAAAGATTGGAGATTTAACGTCACTGGTACTAATGGCTTTAATAACGCTCAGGTCACTGCTGGGGGCGTAAATACTAAAGAAGTAGACGAAAGTACCCTTGAATCTAAAATCGTTCCTAATTTGTACTTTTGCGGTGAAATCTTAGATGTTGATGGTGATTGTGGTGGTTTTAACCTACAATGGGCATGGGCATCAGCTCTCGCAGTCTCTAATGTGCTGTATGAATTTTAG
- a CDS encoding glutamate-5-semialdehyde dehydrogenase, whose protein sequence is MNIENYVIETASLAKSAARKMSIVSTVTKNNALNAMADALIENTNAIIEANKKDMENGREKGLTESLLDRLLLDEARIKSMAQGLRDVASLEDPIGEVIRMWRRPNNLKIGQIRVPLGVIGIIYEARPNVTVDAAALCVKSGNAVILRGGSEAINSNTTVARIISEAATKAGLPEGAINLIENPSRDAVNVMMKLNDYIDVLIPRGGAGLINAVVKNATVPVIQTGVGNCHVFVDASADLEMAANIVINAKTQRPAVCNAMESLLVHKDIADKFLPYLAEKLKPLNVEIKGCIRTQSLVEGATEATEEDWAKEYLDFKFASKVVDSLDEALDHIYKYSTKHSEVIVTNNYENSQRFLAEVDAAAVYVNASSRFTDGSEFGFGAEIGISTQKLHARGPMGLKELTSSKYIIYGEGQIR, encoded by the coding sequence ATGAACATAGAAAATTACGTAATTGAAACAGCAAGTCTTGCAAAATCCGCTGCAAGAAAAATGTCTATTGTAAGCACAGTTACTAAGAATAATGCTTTAAACGCTATGGCAGATGCTTTGATTGAAAATACTAATGCTATAATTGAAGCTAATAAAAAAGATATGGAAAACGGTAGAGAAAAGGGCCTTACTGAATCTTTACTTGATAGACTTCTACTTGATGAGGCAAGAATTAAATCAATGGCTCAAGGTTTAAGAGACGTTGCATCACTAGAAGATCCAATTGGAGAAGTAATAAGAATGTGGAGAAGACCTAACAATTTAAAAATTGGTCAAATTCGTGTTCCTCTAGGTGTTATCGGTATAATATATGAAGCTCGTCCTAACGTTACTGTTGACGCTGCTGCCCTTTGCGTAAAATCAGGTAATGCAGTTATTCTAAGAGGTGGTTCTGAAGCTATAAACTCAAACACAACTGTAGCTAGAATAATTTCAGAGGCTGCTACAAAAGCTGGTCTTCCAGAAGGTGCTATAAACCTTATCGAAAACCCAAGTAGAGATGCAGTAAATGTAATGATGAAATTAAATGATTATATAGATGTTTTAATTCCAAGAGGTGGAGCTGGACTTATAAATGCAGTAGTTAAAAACGCAACTGTTCCAGTAATTCAAACTGGTGTTGGAAACTGTCACGTATTTGTAGACGCATCTGCTGACCTTGAAATGGCTGCAAACATAGTTATAAATGCTAAAACTCAAAGACCAGCAGTATGTAATGCAATGGAAAGCTTACTTGTACACAAAGATATAGCTGATAAATTCCTTCCATACCTTGCTGAAAAATTAAAACCTTTAAATGTAGAAATAAAAGGATGCATAAGAACTCAATCTCTAGTTGAGGGAGCAACAGAGGCAACAGAAGAAGACTGGGCAAAGGAATATTTAGACTTCAAATTTGCAAGTAAAGTTGTTGACTCATTAGATGAAGCACTAGATCACATATATAAATACAGCACAAAACACTCAGAAGTAATAGTTACAAATAACTATGAAAACTCTCAAAGATTTTTAGCTGAAGTTGATGCTGCTGCTGTATATGTAAATGCCTCTTCACGTTTCACTGACGGGTCAGAATTTGGATTTGGTGCTGAAATCGGAATAAGCACACAAAAACTTCATGCAAGAGGACCTATGGGACTTAAAGAACTTACTTCTTCAAAATACATAATTTACGGAGAAGGTCAAATTAGATAA